In the Romeriopsis navalis LEGE 11480 genome, one interval contains:
- a CDS encoding DUF5615 family PIN-like protein — protein sequence MFRFYANENLSAVLVDELRRLGHDVLTSYEAGNANQGIPNEQVLTTATDAHRCVMTFNRNDFVALHRSGIAHGGIVVCKDDRDRLAQAQVIHEQLVQQQTLENRLFRVLKQNQPGMSQPIFIVREYPRP from the coding sequence ATGTTTAGGTTTTATGCTAACGAGAATTTATCGGCAGTGTTAGTGGATGAACTGCGACGGTTGGGGCATGATGTGCTGACTTCCTATGAGGCCGGGAACGCAAATCAAGGAATTCCTAATGAGCAGGTTTTGACGACAGCGACAGATGCACATCGCTGTGTCATGACATTTAATCGCAATGATTTTGTTGCGTTGCATCGTAGCGGCATTGCCCATGGGGGAATTGTAGTTTGTAAGGACGATCGTGATCGCTTGGCACAAGCCCAGGTAATCCATGAGCAACTGGTTCAGCAACAAACCCTAGAAAATCGATTATTTCGCGTGCTTAAGCAAAATCAACCAGGTATGAGTC